A window from Homalodisca vitripennis isolate AUS2020 unplaced genomic scaffold, UT_GWSS_2.1 ScUCBcl_6087;HRSCAF=13137, whole genome shotgun sequence encodes these proteins:
- the LOC124373648 gene encoding uncharacterized protein LOC124373648: protein MRNNKSPGSDTITAEMLKYGGEELLKVIHELISNVWEQERMPEEWKKGLIILIYKKGDRRDCVRQGDSLSALIFILVLEAALRKVDCVGDITYRMSQLSAYADDIVVAARSQRAMLEKLEDIERAAQRIRWLGHLTRMNDNRVVKKVAEWTPANTRPKGRPRMRWRDDVVADLRKIGARNWREVVEDRPQWRLLIHQAKTHGGL from the exons ATGAGAAACAATAAGTCCCCAGGAAGCGACACTATAACAGCAGAGATGCTGAAGTATGGCGGAGAAGAGCTGTTGAAGGTTATCCACGAACTTATATCGAATGTGTGGGAACAAGAAAGAATGCCAGAAGAGTGGAAGAAAGGACTGATCATACTTATATACAAGAAGGGGGACAGGAGAGATT GTGTCAGGCAGGGCGATTCCTTATCAGCATTAATCTTCATTCTGGTTCTGGAAGCGGCATTGAGAAAGGTGGATTGTGTAGGTGATATCACATATAGAATGAGTCAGTTATCAGCATATGCTGATGATATTGTTGTAGCTGCAAGAAGTCAGAGAGCTATGTTGGAGAAGCTGGAAGATATTGAAAGAGCG GCCCAAAGAATTAGGTGGCTCGGACATCTGACGAGAATGAACGACAACAGAGTCGTGAAGAAGGTTGCTGAGTGGACTCCTGCTAATACAAGGCCCAAGGGAAGACCTCGGATGAGATGGAGAGACGATGTGGTTGCTGACCTAAGAAAGATTGGAGCAAGAAATTGGAGAGAGGTCGTCGAGGACAGACCCCAATGGAGACTACTGATTCACCAGGCCAAGACCCATGGAGGGTTGTAG
- the LOC124373647 gene encoding craniofacial development protein 2-like, with translation MEEVAQELEKYKTSIGAVQEVTWKDSGTIKKRNYDFHFSGSNNVRGHKDVGFFVLRRIRKAVLSFEPISERICKLRIKGKFCNISFVNVYAPTEDNEEGIVDDFYTELERVCDKIPRHDMKVVLGDFNAKIGKEEQNNMVAGKCGLHEETSLNGERVCMFAEAQRLIVSSTCFPHKKIHLGTWKMPGRDSCNQIDHVLTSKRWATSIMDIKTCRGANCDSDHYLVRGVLRHRIANTVKSRKTRVENWDVEKLADVNVRQQFQEELGDRLTGLTTDLSIEEHWNYLREAMKGTAELVLGKRKFERNEDWFDEECRNALDSKNQAKKKLLQGGTRANMENYRRERTLANRLMRRKKREAANSKIEKLERNYQQKECRKFYKNMRNITDAYQAKSQVHLDEEGKRDNRDGGNQDKMERIFRRLTQRTGHSATRN, from the coding sequence ATGGAGGAGGTGGCACAAGAGCTAGAAAAGTATAAGACCAGCATTGGAGCGGTGCAAGAAGTAACGTGGAAAGATAGTGGAACGATcaagaaaagaaattatgatTTTCACTTTAGTGGATCCAATAATGTAAGAGGACATAAAGATGTTGGGTTTTTTGTGCTGCGAAGAATTAGGAAAGCGGTATTAAGTTTCGAACCAATTAGTGAGAGGATTTGTAAATTGAGGATCAAAGGAAAGTTTTGCAATATTTCGTTTGTAAATGTGTATGCCCCCACAGAGGATAATGAAGAAGGTATTGTGGATGATTTCTACACAGAACTTGAGAGAGTTTGTGATAAAATACCTAGGCATGATATGAAAGTAGTTTTAGGTGATTTCAATGCAAAAATAGGAAAAGAGGAGCAGAACAACATGGTAGCAGGAAAGTGTGGTCTGCATGAAGAAACTAGCTTGAATGGAGAAAGAGTATGCATGTTTGCTGAAGCTCAGAGGCTGATTGTAAGTAGTACTTGCTTTCCTCACAAAAAGATTCATCTGGGGACATGGAAAATGCCTGGGAGGGATAGCTGCAATCAGATTGACCATGTTTTAACTTCAAAGAGATGGGCTACTTCTATAATGGATATAAAAACATGCAGAGGAGCTAATTGTGATAGTGATCACTATTTGGTGAGAGGAGTTCTTAGACATCGTATAGCGAATACTGTCAAATCAAGGAAGACAAGAGTAGAAAATTGGGACGTGGAAAAATTGGCGGATGTAAATGTGAGGCAACAATTTCAGGAAGAACTGGGTGATAGACTAACAGGACTTACGACTGATTTATCAATTGAAGAGCATTGGAATTACCTGCGAGAAGCAATGAAGGGCACAGCTGAACTGGTACTAGGTAAAAGGAAATTTGAAAGAAATGAGGACTGGTTTGACGAAGAATGCAGAAATGCATTGGACTCTAAGAATCAGGCTAAGAAAAAGCTTTTGCAAGGTGGAACCAGAGCAAACATGGAGAATTACAGAAGAGAAAGAACATTAGCAAACAGACTTATGAGAAGGAAAAAAAGAGAAGCAGCAAacagtaaaatagaaaaattagagaGAAACTACCAGCAGAAAGAATGCaggaaattttacaagaatatgaGAAATATTACGGATGCATACCAGGCAAAATCACAAGTACATCTTGATGAAGAAGGAAAACGTGATAACAGAGATGGAGGAAATCAAGACAAGATGGAAAGAATATTTCGAAGACTTACTCAAAGAACAGGACATTCTGCTACCAGAAATTGA